The proteins below come from a single Metarhizium brunneum chromosome 1, complete sequence genomic window:
- the MSH4 gene encoding MutS 4: MPRQPRQSRSSRTTSSYFQRPSRALNTSSSTSSRRPPRDISEGGSSMTATPSIAGIVSSTAKSNITAGRSRPSTSVSGRKSRTGTLSTMLGASDQQTIICAVAESRGISPSIGLALVNITLGEAVLSQICDNQSYVKTIHKLQIAGPSRIVLMSTACPPNKDSVLYTLIDELIPDADIEVLDRSAWSEVDGLEYIDNLAFKSDIDPMKVAVQGKYYCISSLAAHTFTISFAPNSLRIKYRPSEDTMMVDISVIQSLEIIQNLDKPKSKDSLFGLLNQTKTPMGSRMLRNNILQPPTKYDTFIRPRYEALEELTSEEEMFHAVRKALENFKDIERMITISTKSSITHAEEQINHVILIKTFLESVPELYQALAECNSALLLKIRDICHPNTTDPILSRIHQVVEADVTYMTSPLDMRNQRTFAVKAGINDMLDVARQAYKELTNDIHLHVNDIQAQHGIQLTVKFDHGRKYWLRIKSGDLNKDTLPQVFINVVKKKDHIQCQTLSLVKLNFRLSETSNEIIMRSDKVIQELILDLRESSPQLFRVCESVALVDMIASFAHLATIKDYVRPEILDTLALKAARHPILDNIMFEGFVPNDYYATPQHRFHIVTGCNMAGKTTYIRAIALLQIMAQIGCFVPAEYASFPVMHNLFARVSLTDNLEANLSTYSLEMREMAFILRNVNGKSLVIIDELGRGTSPRDGLAMAIAMSEALIQSGAFVWFATHFVDLTRVLEDRPGVLSLHLASERSISDEGEPRLVMLYKAKSGVVDTNQHYGIDLARAIGFPEPFTKRAEEVAKALRQQREASLRDSESRRLVARRKLVLSLHEALKQAYEYGSDEALPGYLKHLQEDFISRMNDLEIS, translated from the exons ATGCCTCGACAACCCAGGCAGTCCCGGTCGTCCAGAACGACATCGTCTTATTTTCAGCGCCCTTCCCGTGCTCTTAACacgtcctcgtccacctccAGCCGGCGGCCTCCTCGTGACATTTCTGAGGGCGGCAGCTCAATGACTGCAACCCCGTCTATAGCCGGCATAGTGTCAAGCACAGCCAAGTCCAATATCACGGCCGGTAGATCGCGTCCATCGACCAGTGTCTCGGGGCGCAAGTCGCGAACTGGTACTCTGTCTACAATGTTGGGAGCAAGTGACCAACAAACCATCATTTGCGCTGTTGCCGAGTCTCGTGGCATTTCACCTTCTATTGGGCTTGCGCTTGTGAATATTACGCTCGGTGAGGCTGTGTTGAGCCAGATATGCGACAATCAATCATACGTCAAAACGATCCACAAGCTCCAGATAGCAGGCCCATCTAGAATTGTCTTGATGTCTACGGCTTGCCCGCCAAACAAAGACAGTGTTCTCTATACCTTGATTGATGAGCTCATACCAGATGCAGACATCGAAGTGTTGGACAGATCCGCCTGGTCGGAAGTGGACGGCCTCGAATACATAGACAACCTGGCATTCAAGAGCGATATCGACCCCATGAAGGTAGCAGTGCAGGGCAAATATTACTGCATCAGCTCGCTTGCGGCA CACACATTCACGATCAGTTTCGCTCCTAATTCATTGCGTATCAAATATCGACCGTCGGAAGATACCATGATGGTTGATATCTCGGTCATACAATCTCTGGAGATCATACAGAACCTTGACAAacccaagtccaaggacAGTCTCTTTGGGCTTTTGAATCAAACCAAGACGCCAATGGGGTCACGCATGCTTCGCAACAATATTCTTCAGCCCCCAACAAAGTACGATACTTTTATAAGACCCCGGTACGAAGCCTTAGAGGAGCTTACGAGTGAGGAAGAAATGTTTCATGCGGTTCGAAAGG CGCTTGAAAACTTCAAAGACATCGAAAGA ATGATCACGATATCCACCAAGTCGAGTATCACCCACGCCGAAGAGCAAATTAATCACGTCATTCTTATAAAAACGTTTCTTGAGTCAGTGCCGGAGCTCTATCAAGCGCTGGCTGAATGCAATAGCGCGCTTCTTCTCAAGATTCGAGACATTTGCCACCCTAACACGACAGACCCTATCTTATCCAGGATTCATCAGGTCGTAGAGGCTGATGTTACGTATATGACTTCGCCCCTCGACATGCGCAATCAGAGGACGTTCGCCGTCAAGGCTGGTATCAATGACATGCTAGATGTTGCACGACAAGCGTACAAAGAACTAACGAATGATATCCATCTCCATGTCAACGACATCCAAG CCCAGCATGGTATTCAGCTGACTGTCAAATTCGACCACGGGCGCAAGTATTGGCTGCGCATTAAATCAGGGGACCTCAACAAAGACACATTACCTCAAGTCTTCATCAACGTCGTGAAAAAGAAGGATCATATCCAGTGTCAGACTCTGTCACTAGTTAAGTTAAACTTCCGGCTATCAGAGACTTCAAACGAAATTATCATGCGTAGTGACAAAGTAATCCAAGAACTGATCTTGGATCTCAGGGAATCATCTCCGCAGCTGTTTAGGGTCTGTGAATCAGTTGCTTTGGTCGACATGATTGCCTCTTTTGCTCATCTTGCTACCATCAAAGACTATGTCCGACCAGAGATCTTAGATACACTGGCGTTAAAAGCAGCCCGACATCCAATATTGGACAAT ATCATGTTTGAGGGCTTTGTTCCGAATGACTACTACGCGACGCCTCAGCATCGTTTCCATATTGTTACAGGATGCAATATGGCAGGCAAGACTACCTACATCAGAGCTATTGCGCTGCTGCAGATAATGGCCCAAATCGGGTGCTTTGTTCCGGCCGAATATGCGTCTTTCCCCGTAATGCACAATCTGTTTGCACGAGTGTCGTTGACCGATAATCTCGAAGCGAATCTCTCCACATATTCTCTCGAGATGCGGGAAATGGCTTTCATCCTGCGAAATGTAAACGGCAAAAGTTTGGTGATAATTGATGAACTGGGCCGCGGCACGAGCCCCAGGGATGgcctggcaatggcaatTGCAATGTCAGAAGCACTTATACAGTCGGGTGCCTTTGTGTGGTTTGCAACTCATTTTGTTGACCTGACTCGCGTTTTAGAGGATCGCCCAGGTGTGTTGAGTTTGCATTTAGCCTCTGAGCGGTCGATCTCAGATGAAGGTGAACCACGACTGGTCATGCTCTACAAGGCAAAATCTGGTGTTGTCGACACAAACCAGCATTACGGAATCGATTTAGCACGGGCGATTGGGTTTCCGGAACCTTTTACTAAGCGAGCCGAAGAGGTGGCAAAAGCACTGCGGCAACAAAGAGAGGCTAGTTTGCGGGATTCTGAGTCTCGACGGTTGGTAGCCCGTCGTAAGCTCGTGCTCAGTTTGCACGAGGCTCTGAAACAAGCCTACGAGTACGGGAGCGACGAAGCCCTACCCGGATACTTGAAACACTTGCAGGAAGACTTTATCAGCCGCATGAACGATTTGGAGATCTCATGA
- the qutG gene encoding Protein qutG: MDDHQLTEIYAFAKKLGRDAGQMLLDSAWSRIKTPSSYGNFQEKESSVDIVTKTDHAVEEFIRQSIITRFPDHSFLGEESYSAGSSKEYLVTSAPTWIVDPLDGTVNFTHLFPTFCVSIAFCTGGHPVIGVINAPFLNQFFSSCRGKGAWFNEQHQLPLVRNPIPPLPEAAPSGCTFACEWGKDRREGPEGNLNRKVNSFLKMAMERKGRGGRGGMVHGVRSLGSATMDLAYTAMGSIDIWWEGGCWEWDVAAGIAILEEAGGLVTTANPPRDYTQAAIPQVKLGGRLYLAIRPAGSSDTETALGAQHRVVRQVWQRVEALDYDRLQ, encoded by the exons ATGGACGACCATCAACTCACCGAGATATACGCCTTTGCCAAAAAGCTCGGTAGAGATGCTGGCCAGATGCTCCTTGACTCTGCCTGGAGTAGAATCAAGACTCCATCATCCTACGGCAATTTCCAGGAGAAAGAAAGCTCAGTTGACATAGTCACAAAGACAGACCACG CCGTCGAAGAGTTCATTCGCcaatccatcatcaccaggTTCCCTGACCACAG CTTCCTCGGCGAGGAATCATATTCAGCCGGCTCCTCGAAAGAGTACCTCGTCACGTCTGCGCCGACATGGATCGTTGACCCCCTTGACGGCACTGTCAATTTCACACACCTATTCCCTACGTTCTGTGTTTCCATCGCATTCTGTACTGGAGGTCATCCCGTCATCGGAGTGATCAACGCCCCATTTTTGAACCAATTCTTTTCATCGTGTCGCGGAAAAGGCGCCTGGTTCAATGAACAACATCAGCTGCCCTTGGTGAGGAATCCGATACCGCCTCTGCCAGAAGCTGCCCCGAGTGGATGTACCTTTGCCTGCGAATGGGGTAAAGACAGGAGGGAAGGCCCAGAGGGAAACTTGAATAGAAAAGTCAATTCATTTCTCAAGATGGCAATGGAGAGGAAGGGTagaggaggacgagggggGATGGTCCATGGCGTGAGGAGTTTAGGGAG TGCGACAATGGATTTGGCGTATACGGCGATGGGGTCGATTGACATTTGGTGGGAAGGAGGATGCTGGGAGTG GGATGTCGCTGCCGGTATTGCCAtcttggaggaggcgggaGGTCTGGTTACAACTGCTAATCCCCCGCGCGATTATACACAAGCTGCCATCCCGCAAGTCAAACTAGGTGGACGATTATACCTTGCTATACG TCCTGCCGGCAGCTCAGATACAGAGACGGCCCTGGGAGCACAACACCGTGTGGTGAGACAAGTGTGGCAGAGGGTGGAAGCCCTTGATTATGACCGACTACAGTAG
- the htyB gene encoding Transaminase, with protein MPGAFPPPPVNTIDWSNVGFKIREVNGHIEATYSKTTGKWSPLRFVTDPFMRIHGMAPALNYGQQAYEGLKAFRTPGDETITVFRPDRNAARLQHSADVASMPEVPIDVFLQAVRSAVALNAGFVPPHETGAALYIRPQLYGSSAQLGLDPPEEYTFCVFVIPTGVYHGTHPVKALILDEFDRTAPNGTGHAKVGGNYAPVLKWSGKAKREGFGITLHLDSARHEEIDEFSTSGFIGVVAASDDDVTLVVPDSKCVIDSVTSDSVQHIARSWGWKVERRSVQYAELPRFSEVFAAGTAAALVPIRSITRRKGPVGGSLPAGPRVSSTADADVVTYIPEGQADAGPICLKLLTHLQAIQLGKAADEFGWRCIVSDKDLDVQGAAKEANGTATPQTVDQMD; from the exons ATGCCTGGTGCTTTCCCTCCCCCGCCCGTGAACACCATTGACTGGAGCAATGTAGGCTTCAAGATCCGCGAGG TCAATGGCCACATCGAAGCCACGTACTCCAAAACGACGGGCAAATGGTCGCCTCTCCGCTTCGTGACCGACCCCTTCATGCGCATCCACGGCATGGCGCCGGCCCTCAACTACGGCCAGCAAGCCTACGAGGGCCTCAAGGCCTTCCGCACACCCGGCGACGAGACCATCACCGTCTTCCGCCCGGACCGAAACGCCGCGCGCCTCCAGCACTCGGCTGACGTAGCGTCTATGCCCGAGGTCCCCATCGACGTCTTCCTGCAGGCGGTTCGCTCCGCCGTCGCCCTCAACGCCGGCTTCGTGCCTCCCCACGAGACGGGGGCCGCGCTGTACATCCGCCCCCAGCTGTACGGGTCAAGCGCGCAGCTGGGGCTGGACCCCCCCGAGGAATACACCTTTtgcgtcttcgtcatccccACGGGCGTGTACCACGGCACGCACCCAGTCAAGGCCCTCATCCTAGACGAGTTTGACCGCACGGCGCCCAACGGCACCGGCCACGCCAAGGTCGGCGGCAACTACGCGCCCGTCCTGAAGTGGAGCGGCAAGGCGAAGCGGGAGGGCTTCGGTATCACGCTGCACCTCGACAGCGCCAGGCAcgaggagattgacgagTTTAGCACCTCGGGCTTCATCGGCGTCGTGGCCGCCTCGGACGACGACGTGACCCTCGTGGTGCCCGACTCCAAGTGCGTCATTGACAGCGTCACCAGCGACAGCGTCCAGCATATTGCCCGGAGCTGGGGGTGGAAGGTGGAAAGGCGGTCCGTCCAGTACGCCGAGCTCCCGCGCTTCAGCGAGGTCTTTGCCGCCGGgacggccgcggcgctgGTGCCCATCCGGAGCATCACGCGCCGCAAGGGCCCCGTCGGCGGCTCCCTGCCCGCCGGGCCGCGGGTCAGCTCGACGGCGGACGCGGACGTGGTGACGTATATCCCCGAGGGGCAGGCCGACGCAGGTCCCATCTGCCTGAAGCTCCTGACGCACCTGCAGGCGATTCAGCTGGGCAAGGCCGCGGACGAGTTTGGCTGGCGGTGCATCGTCAGCGACAAGGACCTGGACGTGCAGGGCGCCGCGAAGGAGGCCAACGGGACAGCGACGCCGCAGACGGTTGATCAGATGGACTAG
- the qa-4_0 gene encoding 3-dehydroshikimate dehydratase, translating into MVHMASICTMSLGRCAAGHKLEDKLEMAAQHGFQGIELFYEDLVDFAKTIQGGNTPENELAAAVMIQKMCQKRGLVIICLQPFMHYEGLVDRALHQKRIQEMHHWVKLAHNLNTDLILLPSSNLAPEHISEDVNAIVRDMREVAEIGLQARPVIRYAFEALSWGTRVDTWEASWDVVKKVDRCNFGICLDSFNIAGRIYADPSVSSGCTRDCDEAVVRSVAGILSEVDVSKLFLLQVADAEKLSRPLTPRHEFYNPEQPPRMSWSRNARLFYGEDAHGAYLPVRAILSAIVTGLRWEGWLSFEVFNRELFNPDPRIPRLMAQRAARSWNKMVSELGLTTDQPKEKMQPML; encoded by the coding sequence ATGGTGCACATGGCCAGCATTTGCACCATGTCCCTCGGCCGCTGTGCCGCCGGCCACAAACTCGAAGATAAACTTGAAATGGCAGCCCAACACGGCTTCCAAGGCATCGAGCTCTTCTACGAAGACCTGGTCGACTTCGCAAAAACTATTCAAGGTGGAAACACCCCAGAAAATGAACTAGCCGCAGCAGTCATGATTCAGAAAATGTGTCAGAAACGCGGactcgtcatcatctgccTCCAGCCTTTCATGCACTACGAAGGCTTGGTCGATCGGGCTCTGCATCAGAAGAGAATCCAGGAGATGCATCACTGGGTGAAGCTGGCTCACAATCTGAACACTGATCTCATTTTACTGCCGAGCAGCAACCTGGCGCCCGAGCACATTTCCGAAGATGTGAACGCCATCGTTCGAGATATGCGGGAAGTCGCCGAGATTGGCCTCCAGGCACGACCAGTAATACGGTATGCCTTCGAGGCTTTGAGTTGGGGAACCAGAGTCGACACATGGGAGGCCAGTTGGGATGTGGTCAAGAAGGTGGACCGGTGCAACTTTGGGATTTGCCTGGACTCGTTCAACATTGCCGGGAGAATATACGCGGATCCTTCAGTGTCCTCTGGCTGCACCCGGGACTGTGACGAGGCAGTTGTGCGGTCGGTGGCAGGCATACTCAGCGAGGTCGACGTTTCCAAGTTGTTTCTATTGCAGGTTGCGGACGCAGAAAAGCTGTCGAGGCCGCTTACACCACGGCACGAGTTTTACAACCCCGAACAGCCTCCCCGAATGAGTTGGTCGCGCAATGCTAGGCTCTTCTACGGCGAGGATGCGCACGGTGCATATCTCCCCGTGCGAGCTATTTTGAGTGCCATTGTCACCGGCTTGAGATGGGAGGGTTGGCTGAGCTTCGAAGTCTTCAACAGAGAACTCTTCAACCCCGACCCTAGGATACCACGTCTTATGGCTCAGCGTGCAGCCCGCTCGTGGAACAAGATGGTTTCGGAACTGGGCCTGACGACGGACCAGCCAAAGGAAAAGATGCAACCGATGCTATAA
- the NLE1 gene encoding Ribosome assembly protein 4 has protein sequence MATVVPPPSKRQKREELERSRVQQDVNAAMAGPEGSFKARFLDGDGNQVCDVIEVPLADASEKNLSLLLNTLLSREREEYLPYRFRIHIPDSDIIVDQYPKDLLQLLRSHGIENPFETTVTLTAEPQSVFKVHAVTRMSHRIPGHGEAILAAQFSPETNTRLATGSGDKTARIWDTETGTPKYKLAGHTHWVLCVAWSPDGKRLATGSMDKSVRLWDPATGKAVGSPLRGHSKWITNIAWEPYHLWRDGTPRLASASKDMTVRIWVVNTGTTEHVLSGHKSSVSCIRWGGTGLIYTGSHDKMVRVWDAAKGTLVHTLSSHAHWINHLALSTDFALRTGYFDHQPTPITEDEKRAKAKERFEKAARIQGRVSERLVSASDDFTMFLWEPSQGNKPVARMVGHQKQINHVTFSPDNTLIASTGWDNHTKIWSARDGKFIDTLRGHVATVYQCSFSADSRLLVTASKDTTLKVWSMASFKLVVDLPGHHDEVYAVDWAPDGKRVASGGKDKAVRLWAN, from the exons ATGGCAACCGTCGTCCCCCCGCCATCAAAAAGGCAGAAGCGTGAAGAGCTCGAAAGGTCCAGAGTGCAGCAGGATGTTAACGCAGCCATGGCCGGGCCGGAAGGCTCATTCAAGGCTCGGTTTCTGGACGGCGACGGGAATCAGGTCTGCGATGTGATTGAAGTACCTCTTGCAGATGCCTCGGAAAAGAACCTGTCACTCCTTTTGAACACCCTATTGTCAAGG GAACGAGAAGAGTATTTGCCGTATCGATTTCGAATTCACATTCCAGATTCCGACATCATCGTTGACCAGTATCCCAAAGATTTGCTTCAGCTCTTAAGAAGTCATGGCATCGAGAACCCTTTCGAGACAACTGTTACCCTCACTGCCGAGCCCCAATCAGTCTTCAAAGTGCATGCTGTCACACGCATGTCACATAGAATTCCAGGCCACGGAGAAGCAATTCTGGCAGCTCAATTTAGCCCAGAGACAAATACTCGTCTAGCTACGGGGTCTGGTGACAAGACTGCTAGAATATGGGATACTGAAACTGGAACTCCAAAGTACAAACTAGCCGGCCATACACATTGGGTGCTCTGTGTCGCATGGTCGCCTGACGGCAAACGCCTGGCTACTGGAAGCATGGACAAGTCTGTCAGACTTTGGGATCCTGCAACAGGGAAAGCAGTTGGAAGCCCTCTCAGAGGACATTCCAAGTGGATCACCAATATCGCGTGGGAGCCTTATCACCTATGGAGAGATGGCACGCCGCGGCTGGCAAGCGCGAGCAAAGACATGACTGTGAGAATTTGGGTCGTAAATACGGGAACGACTGAGCATGTGCTCTCTGGGCATAAAAGCTCGGTCAGCTGCATTCGATGGGGTGGGACTGGTCTCATATACACTGGAAGCCATGACAAGATGGTGCGAGTCTGGGATGCGGCAAAGGGCACATTGGTGCATACCTTGTCATCACATGCTCACTGGATTAACCATTTGGCGCTTTCAACGGATTTTGCCTTGAGAACGGGGTATTTCGACCACCAGCCAACGCCGATTACAGAGGACGAGAAGCGGGcgaaggccaaggagcggTTCGAGAAGGCAGCGAGAATCCAGGGGCGAGTATCCGAGCGCCTGGTATCCGCGAGTGATGATTTCACAATGTTTTTGTGGGAGCCTTCTCAAGGAAATAAGCCGGTGGCCAGGATGGTCGGCCACCAGAAGCAAATCAACCATGTCACGTTTTCTCCTGACAACACCTTGATTGCTAGCACAGGATGGGACAACCATACAAAGATCTGGAGTGCAAG AGATGGCAAGTTCATCGACACTCTGCGCGGGCACGTCGCTACGGTTTACCAGTGCTCATTCTCTGCTGATTCTCGTTTACTGGTGACAGCATCCAAGGACACAACCCTCAAGGTCTGGTCAATGGCGTCTTTCAAGCTAGTGGTCGACCTCCCcggccatcatgatgagGTATACGCAGTAGACTGGGCACCAGATGGTAAGCGCGTTGCCAGTGGAGGTAAGGACAAGGCAGTACGATTATGGGCGAACTAG
- the qutE gene encoding Catabolic 3-dehydroquinase, which yields MPRILLLNGPNLNLLGTREPQTYGSTTLSDIIATLTTQASSLSSTIESFQSNHEGALVDRIHQARGDIDAIIINPGAFTHTSVAIRDALSGVDIPFVEVHISNVHAREEFRRHSYLSDKAVGVICGLGVYGYEAALEFVVRHVKSHASRL from the coding sequence ATGCCCCGCATCCTACTTCTCAACGGTCCGaacctcaacctcctcgGCACCCGCGAGCCGCAAACCTACGGCTCAACAACGCTCTCCGACATCATCGCCACCCTCACAACCCAAGCATCCTCCCTTTCTAGCACCATTGAGTCCTTCCAATCCAACCATGAGGGTGCGCTAGTCGACCGCATCCACCAGGCCCGTGGCGACATTGATGCCATCATCATTAACCCTGGTGCCTTCACGCACACTAGCGTCGCCATACGCGATGCCCTTTCTGGAGTTGACATCCCGTTTGTGGAAGTGCATATTTCCAATGTCCACGCTAGAGAAGAGTTCAGAAGACATAGCTACTTGAGCGATAAAGCGGTAGGGGTAATTTGCGGGCTGGGTGTATACGGTTATGAGGCTGCGTTGGAGTTTGTGGTTCGGCATGTTAAGAGTCACGCGTCACGGTTGTAG